The window TGCACATGGAAAAAGCCGGCTGCCGCATCGACACCGATCTCCTCCGCGCGCAGAACACCCGACTCGCCGTCGCCATGGACGACCTCGCCGCCCGCATCCACACCCTCGCAGGCCGCACCTTCAACATCAACTCTCCCAAACAATTAGGAGAAGTCCTCTTCAACGAGATGAACCTGCCCAAGCCGCTCAAGTACGGCAAGGGCAAAGTCGTCTCCACCGCGCAGGACGTCCTCGAAGAACTCTCCGAACAACACGAAGCCCCGCGCCTCGTCCTCGAGTACCGTCAGTTAGCCAAGTTACGCAGTAACTACACCGAACAACTTCCCTTGTTAGTCGACACCGACTCGCGCGTCCACACCACCTTCAACCAGGTAGGCACCGCCACAGGCCGACTAAGTTCCACTAACCCCAACTTACAAAACATTCCTGTAAGAACTGAGTTAGGCAGAGAAATCCGCGCAGCCTTCACCGCGCAGCCCGGCAACATCATCCTCTCCGCCGACTACAGCCAGATCGAACTCCGCCTCATGGCCCACTTCTCGCAGGACCCGCTCCTGCTCAACGCCTACCGCACCAACATCGACATCCACACGCTCACCGCGTCGGAAGTCTTCGGCGTCGACCCCGCCACCATGAGCAAGGAAACCCGCAACCGCGCCAAGGCCGTCAACTTCGGCATCGTCTACGGCATCAGTCCGTTTGGATTGGCAGCGCAGTTAGGCATCGACCAGAAAGAAGCCCGCACCTACATCGAAACCTACTTCGACCGCTACAAGGGCGTGCAGACCTTCATCACAGAACTGCTCGAACAGACACGCAACACCGGCAAAGTCACCACACTCTTCGGCCGCACCCGCCCCATCCCCGACATTCAGTCACGCAATCCCAACATGCGAGGCTTCGCCGAACGCACCGCCGTCAACACCCCGCTGCAAGGCACCGCGGCCGACATGATCAAGGTAGCCATGCTCCACATCGACAAGGCACTCACCGCAGGCAACTACAAAACCCGCATGACCCTGCAGGTCCACGACGAACTCCTCTTCGACGCACCAAAGGAAGAAGCAGAAGCAGTCGCCGCCTTAGTCAAAAAAGAAATGGAGAGCGTAATCCAACTCTCCATCCCAGTAGTCGCCGAAGTAGGCCAAGGCCCCAACTGGCGCGACGCTAAGTAATTTTCCTTTTGCTACTCTGCACCGTCTTCAGTGTTGAGATGCAAAACGACAATGCGTTTTGCATCTCTGGTGCTGAAGAAGACCAGGCCATTACCCAAAATGAAACCCGGCCCTGCTGATCGCGAATTAACAATCGACATATCGGACAGTTTTGCGGCGTGAATTGCGGCACGCTGTTTCTCGTTCAGTTTGTTCTGTACGAATTCAGCCCACTGAGTAGAGTCCCTGACAAAGAACTTCGAATCTACTTGTTTGCCATGTATCGCGCTGCCGGGCAGTATGACCTCAACCGGAAACTTCAGAATTGCATTCGGATTCTCACCGGGGGACTTCACAGCCAGCTTAAAAGCCGAGATCGCCTGATTGGCCTTACTCGCGGTAATCCCTAATCTGCAAAATAAAGATCCACCATTTACCGTGTCCCTATCATGCTCTCGATCAAACGACGTTGTTGGCCCTGTGACTTTCACGAAGCAGTTGTCATCAACAGAAGACGGCCATCTCGTCTGCCCCCGACAAGATGTAACCACCATCAGAAAAATAGCAATCGCGATTATTCCTCGTTGCGCTCTTTTCATTGCCGTGTTTCTTTCCATAGCCGCACACATCTAGACAGCATATCCTCACCAAAACTTCCGTCCTGCTGCCGTGTGTAATACAAATTCATTCCGCTCCGCACATGGATGAGTATTTGTATCGGACGCGAGCCGTTTGAGATGCACACCACTTCACAGTTCAACTCCGACCACAGAAACAAGCGCCAAAGGCGCGCCGAGATATTAGCCTAGGCCGAAGGCCTAGGCTAGACCCTATAGAAGGCCAAGGGCCAAAGGCCCGCTCTATAATCCTCGCGTGCCACAATCTCTCGTATTCGCATTAGTCCACATCATTTTCAGCACCAAAGACCGCACACCATCCATCACCAACCCAACCGATCTCCACGCCTATCTCGCCACCGTCGCGCGAAACCTCGGTTGCGATTGTTTCCGAGTCGGAGGCACGATGGATCACGTGCATCTGGCAGTTGGCCTGTCGAGAACAATCACCATTGCCGACCTCATCTCCGAACTCAAAACATCCTCATCTCAATGGATGAAAACGCAAGGCGCATCCACCTTTGCGTGGCAACGAGGCTACGGTGCATTCACCCTCGGCAAATCCGACCTTGATGCACTCATGCGATACATCGACAACCAGGAAGAACATCACCGCAAGATCGATTTCCGCGATGAACTCCGCGCCATCCTCAAACGCTACGGCGTCGAACACGACGAACAATACGTGTGGGATTAGACTGGGCCGTTGGCGCTCAATCACTGGGGCGGTTGGTAATCGTTGATGAGGTCTGTGAGAGTGGCCAAATGTTCGCGGGTCAACTTCGCACGCAGAAGATTCACATTCATCGGATACTCCGTCCCATAATTCAATTGCTTGTCTAGTGCAGGGTACGTCGCAGCAATGAAGGCGTCTCGATAGCGAAGCCATGCTCTCTCCGCCACCTTCAGCTTTGCCAAGCCAAGTGAATCCCCAGCAATTTGGGTCAGAAAGTTTTTATATTTCGTATTCAGTTCAGCATCGACTCGCTTGGCCTCATCACTCGCGCACAGGTTCAGATCGTGCTGTGTGTCTGCAACCTTCATGCAACCGTCGAGCGTTAAACTGCTCTGCCCATGACAAGAACATGCCAAGGCCACGAACAAAGGCAAAACCACAATACGTCTCATTCTGTAATCATCTACACGAAACACGCCGCAGGCGTCGAGAACGGCACGAAGTGCTAACCGCGCTCATAATGCAGCACGATCTCCTGCTCACTCGCAATCGGCTGTCCATCACGAGTAGCCGGATCAAAGCTCCATCCCCGCACCGTTGCCATCACCTGCTGATCAATCGGATCGCCCAGCCCCTGTTCCAGCGTCAGCTTCGTAATCGTGCCGTGCGCATCAATCACCGCGTCCATGATCACGTTGCCGCCCTTGCCACGCGGCAGGCTGCTCAGGTCCGGCGCGGGACGCGGAAACACCTTCACAATTGCAATCCGAACATTGCCGCTGCCCAGCGCACTCACGCCTGACGAGCCATCGCCCTTCTCTGTCTCGGGCTTCGCCTCAGGCACCGGCGCAGGAGCCACCTTCGCAATCGTCGGTGTCTTCACCTTCGCTGGAGCAGACTTCTTAGGCGCAGAACTCGCCGCCGCGCTCTCCTGCCCGCCAATGGTGTACGTCAGCAACGTATGCGTCCCATGCGCCGACCCCGGCAGCTTCACCCGCACCGCCTGCGGAGCCTTCACCGCCACCAGCACCACCGCCGCAATCACCAGCGCATGCGTCCCCGCTGAAAGCCAAACACCCCGAAGCTCATCGAAACGCCGCATGCCCGCAGTGTAGCCTCCTCACGATTAGACGCACGAACAAAATCAGCAGGCCATTTCCAGGAAAAGCCACGAATCCCTGCCCTACAACCCTTCCCACACCATCAGAAACAAACCATCTGCATCGTTCTTTCGCAAAACGATCAGGGAGTGTTCGCCGTGTCACAGAAGCCCATAGAAGAAGAAGTACGTACCACCAACGACTGGTTCGGTCGCTTCGCCGCTTCATCCTCAGGCTGGCTCGGCTCCAAATGGGCGTTCTCCGCAGCGGTTCTGCTCATCGTTGCCTGGGCAGCAAGCGGCCCCATGTTCCATTACTCCGCCGAGTGGCAACTCGTCATCAACACCGGCACCACCATCATCACCTTCCTGATGGTCTTCCTCATCCAGAACACCCAGAACCGCGACGCCCGCGCCATCAACCTGAAACTGAACGAACTCATCCGTTCCGGTGACAACGCCGAGAATCAGATGATCGACATCGAGAACCTAAGCGACCTCGAACTCGACGACCTCCAAGTCCGCTACGAAGCAGTCCGCAACGCCTGCGAAGACCGCCGAGCCATACGAGCCGCAGCCGCCAAGGCCAACGCCACCTAAAGCGGGAGCCGTCAAAATCCTGTCAAGCCCCTGCCTTATCCAAACCCAACAAACCAAAAGAAATAGAGTTGGCATGTTACTTCCATCAACTCCCTAAAATAGAGATAGAGCTGAAAAGGGCCGCGATGGTCGCGGCCCTAAGTCATTTAGAAAGACGATTTTGCCTCTAACTCCAACAGGATGACGATTTTAGCAACACCCCAAAACCTAACCCCTTTAGAAAGACGATTTTAGAATAACAGGGGGAGGGGGTACCTGGCCCCACCATAAGCAAAAGCCAGCGGAAACCGCTGGCCTGCTTTCACGCCGAAGGCGTCGAGAACGGCACGAAGTGCTACCGCCCACTTCCCGGCCGGAACCGGATCGTATAGAACGCTCCGAAGATTGTCATCAGAAGTCCCCACCAGAACGCCGCATGAAGGTTTGCCAGCACCACGCTCGGCGGATGCGAGAACTCATAGATCCCCACCGGCGTCAGCACCAGCCCATACATCAGGCAAAGCACTCCGACAAAAAACCAAAGCGACAACGTTTCTTTGGGCTTCACATCTCTGTCTTCGATTGAAGCGTGTACGTGATGAATATCAGCAGTCTTGTGTTCCATCGTTCCCCGCTCCTTTACCAGAAGAGAATGTTCAGGCCAATAAATACAACCGACACAACGCCCGCCCAGAAGATCGGCTTCTGGAAGAGTGTGCGAGCACCATCATGCGGAATCACAGTAGCGCCATAAACCAGACCATCCAACTCGGAATCCGGTTTCGGAGTGGTCATCAGGCTGACGACAACGGTCACAACCACGCAGATGATCCAGCTCCACAGTGCGCGATACATGTTCTCAGCCATCGGTTGCGCATCAGGCGACAGCGCGATGTGTGCCAGCGCAGCCTTTCCACCGAGTTCCACATACGTGAACATCGCAATGGAGCTGACGGTTCCCGCCAGCAGGCCCCAGAATCCGCCCGCCTTCGTAGCCCGCTTCCACAGCATGCCC of the Terriglobus sp. TAA 43 genome contains:
- the tnpA gene encoding IS200/IS605 family transposase, whose product is MPQSLVFALVHIIFSTKDRTPSITNPTDLHAYLATVARNLGCDCFRVGGTMDHVHLAVGLSRTITIADLISELKTSSSQWMKTQGASTFAWQRGYGAFTLGKSDLDALMRYIDNQEEHHRKIDFRDELRAILKRYGVEHDEQYVWD
- a CDS encoding lysozyme inhibitor LprI family protein, producing the protein MKVADTQHDLNLCASDEAKRVDAELNTKYKNFLTQIAGDSLGLAKLKVAERAWLRYRDAFIAATYPALDKQLNYGTEYPMNVNLLRAKLTREHLATLTDLINDYQPPQ
- a CDS encoding TonB family protein; amino-acid sequence: MRRFDELRGVWLSAGTHALVIAAVVLVAVKAPQAVRVKLPGSAHGTHTLLTYTIGGQESAAASSAPKKSAPAKVKTPTIAKVAPAPVPEAKPETEKGDGSSGVSALGSGNVRIAIVKVFPRPAPDLSSLPRGKGGNVIMDAVIDAHGTITKLTLEQGLGDPIDQQVMATVRGWSFDPATRDGQPIASEQEIVLHYERG
- a CDS encoding low affinity iron permease family protein is translated as MSQKPIEEEVRTTNDWFGRFAASSSGWLGSKWAFSAAVLLIVAWAASGPMFHYSAEWQLVINTGTTIITFLMVFLIQNTQNRDARAINLKLNELIRSGDNAENQMIDIENLSDLELDDLQVRYEAVRNACEDRRAIRAAAAKANAT